A portion of the Symphalangus syndactylus isolate Jambi chromosome 13, NHGRI_mSymSyn1-v2.1_pri, whole genome shotgun sequence genome contains these proteins:
- the ZNF260 gene encoding zinc finger protein 260, translating to MWESFHPYYEGNLLIKFTCMIGMLESLQHESDLLQHDQIHTGEKPYECNECRKTFSLKQNLIEHKKMHTGEKSHECTECGKVCSRVSSLTLHLRSHTGKKAYKCNKCGKAFSQKENFLSHQKHHTGEKPYECEKVSIQMPTIIRHQKNHTGTKPYACKECGKAFNGKAYLTEHEKIHTGEKPFECNQCGRSFSQKQYLIKHQNIHTGKKPFKCSECGKAFSQKENLIIHQRIHTGEKPYECKGCGKAFIQKSSLIRHQRSHTGEKPYTCKECGKAFSGKSNLTEHEKIHIGEKPYKCNECGTIFRQKQYLIKHHNIHTGEKPYECNKCGKAFSRITSLIVHVRIHTGDKPYECKVCGKAFCQSSSLTVHMRSHTGEKPYGCNECGKAFSQFSTLALHMRIHTGEKPYQCSECGKAFSQKSHHIRHQRIHTH from the coding sequence atgtgggaaagctttcATCCTTATTATGAGGGAAATCTCCTGATTAAATTCACGTGCATGATAGGCATGTTGGAAAGTCTTCAGCATGAATCAGATCTCCTTCAGCATGAtcaaattcatactggagagaaaccttatgaatgtaatgaatgtaGAAAAACCTTTAGCCTGAAGCAAAACCTCATAGAGCATAAGAAAATGCATACTGGAGAGAAATCACATGAATGCACTGAATGTGGTAAAGTGTGCTCTCGAGTTTCATCCCTTACTCTACACCTTAGAAGTCACACAggaaagaaggcatacaaatgtaataaatgtggaaaagccttcagCCAGAAGGAAAACTtcctttctcatcagaaacatcacactggagagaaaccttatgaatgtgAAAAAGTTTCTATTCAGATGCCAACCATCATCAGACACCAGAAAAATCATACAGGAACCAAACCCTATGCATGTaaggaatgtggcaaagcctttaacggCAAAGCATATCTCACTGAGCAtgagaaaattcatactggagaaaaaccatTTGAATGTAATCAGTGTGGAAGATCCTTCAGCCAGAAGCAATACCTCATTAAACATCAGAACATCCATACTGGAAAGAAGCCCTTTAAATGTAGTGAGTGTGGAAAAGCTTTTAGCCAGAAGGAAAACCTCATTATACATCAGAGAatccatactggagagaaaccttatgaatgtaaaGGGTGTGGGAAAGCTTTCATTCAGAAGTCAAGCCTCATTAGACACCAGAGAAgtcacacaggagagaaaccttatacatgtaaggaatgtgggaaagccttcagtgGCAAATCAAATCTCACTGAGCATGAGAAAATTCATattggagagaaaccctacaaatgtaatgaatgtggaacAATCTTCAGGCAGAAGCAATACCTCATTAAACATCACAATattcatacaggagagaaaccctatgaatgtaataaATGTGGAAAAGCCTTCTCTCGAATCACGTCACTTATTGTACATGTGAGAATTCATACGGGTGATAAGCCTTATGAGTGTAAGGTCTGTGGGAAAGCCTTCTGTCAAAGCTCATCTCTTACTGTGCATATGAGAAGCCATACAGGTGAGAAACCCTATGGttgtaatgaatgtgggaaagccttttctCAGTTCTCAACCCTTGCTCTGCACATGAGAATCCATACTGGTGAAAAACCCTATCAGTGtagtgaatgtgggaaagctttcAGCCAAAAGTCACATCACATTAGACACCAGAGAATTCATACTCATTAA